Sequence from the Sulfuricurvum sp. IAE1 genome:
AATCCTCCGAAATAGACGACTCCTCTCCTCATCAAAAAATTAAACCACCTTTTAAAATTATTCTCCGTACTACTGTTATGAAGCGCGGCAAAAAAGTCACTTCTAAAAAAACCTTCCCGTTTACCGACAAGGGCATCACCTTCAAGCGTGCCGTTGAAAAAGTATCCTCTCAGCGTGAGAGTTTCCGTGATGATCTCACCTTTAAACGCAAAGAAGAGGTGAAAAGGAACGTGACGCTCAGAGAGGCGTGGGATCAGTACATCTCGGAACGAGAGGCGAATGGAAAGCTCTCGAAACAAAACATCGACATTCAAAAACTGGTATTCGACAAATACATGGAAGAGATAGAGCATCTCCCAGTGTCACAAATAGAGACTGAAGACCTGCAGCAGATCGTGAACTCTATCCTGGCATCCGGGAAAAAACCCCGCACAGCAAAACTGATCCAGGACTATCTCAGGCCTTTTTTCAAAGCGGCGAAGATTATCCCTAACCCAGCTACGGATATTGAGCTACCTACATTCGACAATACGGTCCGTTTCGAATTATCGAAGCCAAAAGCAAAAGCTCTGGTGCAGGCAATGTCATCTTACCCAGAGCCAACAATCCGGGGGGTAATGTCTTTTTTGCTGGACGGCAGACGTCTTGGAGAGATTCTACTCATGGAGTGGACATCGGTCAATATTCCAAGCCGATCGTACACGGTTCAGTCATTCACCACGAAGAACCGCAAAACAGCCCAGTATCAGCTCAGAGATGATACGGAGGAAGCATTGGACGCAATCCCGAAGATATCGAAGTACATCTTCCCGGCACGGACCGACACGAACAGACCGATGAGTAAGGAGACGTTCCGTAACCACTGGGTAAAAATCCTGCAAGAGCTGGATATCAATATGAGAATCCACGATATCAGGCACCTTATCGGAGGTACCCTTGTAAACTCAGGGGCGACGCTGGAGCAGATCGCCGCGGTTCTTGGCCACAGTTCTACTACGATCACCAAAAGGTACTCAAAGGTCAAAAAAGAGACGGCCGCTAATGCACTGAACCAGTTTCATGATGCTATGAAGTGACTCAAAAGAGCACACCCATCGCCTCATCATCTTCATAGTTAGATATGAACACCTCCCGCACCGCTTTCTTTTGATGCCCCCCGCCTAACGTATAATCGATCTCTCGACTCGATCGGATCACCATGTCCGCATACAGTTCCCGCACCAGGTCGCAGTCGTTGTAGCTCAGAAGAAATTTTCCGCGAATGTTCTGCAGCAGATCTGACAACAGCCTGTGTTCTGCCTCACCGAAACCGCCAGTATTCTGATAGTAGCTTTCCGTGTCGACGTATGGCGGATCACAGTAGAAAAACGTATCCGGGCTGTCATACGTCAGGATCAGTTTTTCGAAGCTCATGTTTTCGATTGTCACATACCGAAGCCTGCGCGACCAGACGTAGAAGTTTTTATGCAGATCCTTCGGACGACCGTTTTTGGCCGACATTGCGAAATTGGTACCTTTCGATCCGAAGCTCTGCGTCAGCGAGTAGTAATAGAACGCAGCGCGCTCGATGTTGTTTCTTGGCTTCATACGTCCGGCGACGACGTCGTCGAACAGTTCACGGCTGACTAGCAACCGGCTCAGATACATCGAGAGCGACTGCGGGTTTGTCCTGATCGATCGGTGGAGGTTGACCAGTTCGCCGTTGATGTCGTTTACGACCTCGGCTTTCTTGGGAGATATGGGAGCACGTTTGCGATAGAGGACGTTGAGAGCACCACCGAATACTTCAACGTAGAGACGATGTTCCGGCATCATGGAGACGATATCATCGGCGAGTTGCGATTTACCGCCGATCCATCCGAATGGCGCTTGAAGACGCTGCATGTCATTCCTTTGCACCGTGACATATTTTCACGGCCATAAAAAGATATCGGAAATAATCCCGATACCGCAGCAGTCTTCACCGGGTGCTGTGGTCCCAATCAATCACACTCTTTTTTAGCCTCCCTCAACTCATCCCGCTCTCTGATAATATCCGCCAACGTCTCAGCATCATTCACGCCTGATTTCGCAGGCTGTACTTCTTTGGTCTTGCATTTGACAGGAACATTTACCTCTACGACACGATCGACATAGACTGTCTTTCCAGAGCAACCGTGCAGCATAAACGCTGCGATCAATGCAAATATGATCCACTTCATCTCACCGCCTCCTGCACCATCGATCTCATTGCCTGGCATTCATCATTACCACTGAGCGCTGCGACCTCTTTGCGCTTTGCCTCGTACCGCTTCCATATCTCTTTCGATTTTTCCTCAAACTGTGCAGCCCGTTTCTCCGCATCGATGCGCTGGGCTTCTACAGCGTAGTTCAGATCGACTATGGCCTGACGCAGTGCGTCCTGCTGAAGCTCCGAGAGCTTCGCCTCTGCGGATAGCGTCACGATGGTTGCGTCACGATCTTCCACCCGCTCGGAGTAGATGGACCATACCTGATAAAGCGATACGGCCAGCAAAACAAGCATAATCTCCCGCCAATATCGCAGCACCATCACTTATCCTCCATAGACTTGGTCGTTACGGTACGAAGGTACCACCCCAGCACCCCGATCGCGACGATGAAAAACCCGTAGTTATCATCACCGACGAGGGATCGAAACTCCCCAGTGTTCGCCTCTATCAGCCCCACAGCGACGAGCATCGCGTTGAATAACTGCGTTTTTGATTTCCACCAGTTGCGGAAAATTTTACGGATGATATTACGCATTTTGAGCCCTCTCGATCCAGCCGTCCAGAAACACCCCCTGACTCGGATCGCGTCGCACGATCTCGCGCACCATCTTGACCCGCTCGGTACGCAGCAGCGTTTGGAGTGATTCCTGTGCTGGGTATGCGTTAATCTTCGCGGCAGTTGCCGGGCCTATATCTCCGTCTACCTTCGCCCCAACTATCCGCTGCACCGATTTGGCCGGTGAACCCTCTCCGCTGTTGACGGCCCAGTCGTAGAGAATGTTCGCTACTTCCTGCGACTTGATCCGGTCCCCCTCGATGTCGTCCCAAAAATTGACCAGGTAGAAGCGGCGCACAAGCTCTTTGAGACGTGGCTCTGCTTCGAGTATTTTGTCCACCTTACGCCAGCTCGATGGGGAGTGAATTTCGCGCGGGAATTTCGAGCGGTGCGCGTCGATTAGTTCCCACCCCTTCCACATCGGCCAGTATTTCCGGGCGATGCCGTGAAATGTCTCTCCACCACGGTCTCCGATGTGGTTCGCATAGCCCCCCTCATTCTCTGCAGTACGCGCATAGGCGATTGAAAAATCAGCCATTTTTTCTTCCTCCTTCGTAAAATTGAGCGACCAGCTCATGGAGCTGAACATTGTTTTCACAGAGCTGAATCAGCGTCCGTTCGTCCGATGCGAACTTCGCGTAGTCGGCGATGATCTTCCAGCCCTGCCATGCCGGGAACTCGTCGCGGCTGATTCCTTTGTAATCTTCCATCCGCTACCCCCTCTTCCCGTTCTCAAGGTAACCGAGGATCTTCCCCACTCCGGTTTCGATCGTATCAAACCGCCCGTCGATGTGTTTCTCGAACTGCCGGAACAGCTCTTTGGATACATACTTGTCATCGCACTCCCGCGCCGTGATCGACGCGCTCTGTTTTGTCCGCAGTTCCACGATCGATTCGCCGTGTCCGTCGATCCTTCCCCCCAGCCCGTTGACCGAGTTCTTCAGCGACTCAATCTCCTTGCTGTGCCGCTCACCCTGTGCCTTCATCATGGCCCATGCTCCGGCAACCGACGCGATGATCCCGCCTCCACTTATGATCAGGCTCGTTTCTACAACCATCATTCCCCCCTTGACAGATAACAGTGATTGTACTCGAGCTTAGAGAGCAGGCAGCACACGATGTTGTCGAACCGTGTTGCGATCCCTTTTTCTTTGCGCCGATGGATATGCGAGCTGATCGTCTCGTCCTGAGAACCGTTCCAGACCAGAACGTTGAAGAACTGATCGACGGCGAGAGCGAGACGAAATCGGCGAGAGCGCTTCTCCATATCGGATTCAAATTTGTCATACAGTGCAGAGAGCTGTTCTGGTGTGCGGGTCATTGGAAAAACTTTCCACGTTCAAGGATGAACAGGAGGGAAAAACTCTCGAACTCAGCCTCTGCTATGGGTAATTTCGTACCGTTTTTGAAATGGATCACGGTTTTTATTTCGGTTTCAGTAGGAAGCTCGCCCTTGGTGATCGCATCTCTCAACCGCTTAAATGTAGCCTCCACCTGTATCATCCCATCCCCGTCATCTTTTGTGACTGAGATATAACGGTCTGTTCCGTCTTGATTGGTTCCGTATTTGAAGCCGAGCAGCATAGCTTTGTCTCTGAGCTCTGAAGCGATACGGGCATCATATGCGGCTTTCAGTTCGGCATCCTCGACCCACACCCACAAAGCTTCATTCCATAAGCTGTATTCGTTTGGCTGTTCCGGTTTTTCTTTGGGAGCCTCACGGTACTCCCATGCTGTTCCGTTCCAGTAGATTTCAAAGCCGTCCTTGGCGATAGGCGGTGCCTTATCCGTCGCTAGGGCCGGGATCAGGTACGTATCTGGTTCGAGTGGGGATGGATCAGCTTTTGAGATCCCTGCGAATTTTCCGTTTTCTTCATAATTGTAGATTTTCATAGGAACTCCTTAATATTTGATGCATGCAAGCATGGCGATATTGCGTGGGCGCGTTTCTGAACCGCCTGATGATGTAGTTGTAGCCCACGCACCCAATGATGATCCGGATGAAGCAGCTACACTGGTAACAGCTGGTACGTTACCGTATAGCCCAAGGTTGTGTGAGTGCGACTGGATATCTCCTGATTGTGAACTACCAAATGCACGACCGCTATCCACGCCTCTGCCATCATCCCATCCGCGCAGAAACTCTCCACGCAAATCAGGCAGTTTGAATGTAGTCGACCCATCTCCGGCACCGAATGTAGTACCGATAGCAGCAAACAAAGCCGCATAAGCAGTTCTCGATACCAACGCTCCATTGGCTTTGATCCAACCGCCAGGGGGAGTGCTCTGAGCAAAATAGCAAACAGTACCGGCAGGTATGGCTAAAGATAAATCAGATAAATTTGCTTTTTCGGCAGACAACTCATCTAATGCAGCTTTTACTTTTGTTGCACTCAGCCCACTCGTCTGATTGTCGTAATGAATCGATCCTGCATCATTCATGGCTATCCATGACAATGGTGACTCTGTCGGGCTTTCCGTGGTGTTCTCCAATACACGATACACTAGACCTTGCCACTCCCATGATTCACCAACAACGGCGGAAGACACACCTGCAACAAAACTGCCTTGGAAATTTGCAGCGGAAAGCGCTGCAGCCGCCGCCGCGTTGGTGCTCACTTCTTTTTCATTGATGTTTTGCTCGGTCGCATTGATCTGTGTGACGAATTGAATGAGCTTCACCCCAAATGAAGCCATCCATGCGACGAACGCATCGGAGCGGGTCCGAAAAGTAGCCGCGTCTGCCGAACTTGGTGCATCCGGAGGTGTTGTAAATTGGACATTGATTGCCATGTATTTCCCCTTTTTAAATTAATCCGATGATATCTACGGTGATAGCGGTTTCAACTGGTCCTTCAATAAGCACTTCGTGTTTTTGGATATACCCGAAGATGTCTAAGAGCCCGCCTCCGTTCAGGAAAACCAGTGGTGTTCCCCTGGCTTCCGTAAGCCTTTTGAATACCATTTGCGATGTACCTGTACGTGCGAATACATTCGCCCTGATTGTTTTCGCATAATTTCCGCGTTCAAGGAGTGTTGCACCGGAGCTTTGGTTGGTAACCACTTTCGAAAAATCAAGAGCACCCAAGGAAAACGAATATTTTGTCGCTCCGATCTCTCTAACCACTCCGATAAAAAGGATCCCGCATCTGGCCTCACTGACGCCATTGTCGATCTTCACGTGATATGTGATATTCATCGTCAAGGTTGTTCGATAATACGTCACCGAATTTTTACGTTGATCGAGCCAATCACCGAAAAAGTAATCGAGCCAGTCGACAACGTCGTCTACCATATCGAAAGTGGTGCTTTCGATCGTCTGTAGCGTATCATTGTCAATTACTTCAATCAGAACCGATGAAGCTTCGATATTTCCGATAAACATACCTTTTGATCCGTATGCCACTACTTCGACGTCGATATTCTCAGGGTTAATCGTCTGTGTGTTCAGAAATTGATCGAACATTTTGAACTTGTTCGCTGTACCTATATGCTCCCAGTCCAACGGATTTTCATTAGGCTTCTTTCCGGTATTGTTTGTCAGGGCTTTATATTCTCCGTAGTTGTCTGGAAGATATACCTGCGCTCCGATGCTGTACGGAGTATTGATATCCCACTCGTTCAAAAGCGAACCGGAGACATTTGAACTGACAATAGAGATATTTGACGGATACATTATCTTCATGCCGGAATTCCTGACGTACTGTTAAACTGAGCGAGTTTTAGCTGATCTTTGAGCGTACGGATCACTTCATACAGCTGGGCAACCATCTGGGATGAATTGTCGGCGTTTTCCTGCATCTTGTCAGCCAGTGATTTGACACTGAATGATGTACTTGGAGTTCCGATTTTTGCTAGCATCATGTCTGGTATAAATCCAGTATTGACCTGCGCGTACATTGTTTGCTTGATTGCATCTGCCTGTGCTTCTAGCTCATCAGTAGATTTACTCAACTGTGCGTTATAAGCGTCTGATGCATTGGTTGCATTCATCAACGCATCCCCGAGGCTTTTCCAGTTATTGATGGTTTCAGGAGTGAATGACGACCGAATAGCTTCGTTGTACTTCTCTAAATAATTGTCGACTGTTACCCCCTGAGCACCTATCAGATCTGCAACCGCTTCGAGATCTCCCCGCGCCCACTCTGCCTGCTTCTTTAGAGACTCGGTAACCATTCCTATCCGCTCGAGTGACCATGTTTCAAATGATCTTTTCGTCCCGATGAAATCGTTCACAGCCGTAGCGAATGTTTCCTGGACCGTCTTGCTCAGGCTCGATGCATACTGAGTCCACGCCCCGTAAAAATAATCAGTCAGGTTTGGATCATCAACGAACGCACGGATAAATGCACGATCAATCGCGTTATAGAAACTTGTCCCGGTGTATCTGCCAGCCCCAACAACGATACGGTCAACGTCTCCAAGCTGTCCGAGCAGATAATCGTATGTTGTAAAGATCCCTTGTATCTGCTTCATCTGATCAGAACTGAGCCCATAATACTCAGTCCAAGACTTCGATTTAAACCAAGACTTCTTCTGATAATCAGTATACGCAGACAATCCGCCCATACCGCTGTCAGACGTGATATTGGACCATGCATGGATACCTGATCCGGTTGTTTTGGTCTTTCCGAACATTCCGCCAATCACAGATCCGAGAGCGGTACCGATTGCCCCGCCAACCAAAGTACCAAGCCCAGGGATGATCGATCCAGCGATCGCACCTATAGACCCACCAATCGCTCCATAGTTTGCGGCACGCGTATTCGCCCCGAGCAGCTTATCCCCAAGTGATCCTACTGCATATCCGCCAAGCCCCCCTAGGGCTCCTGCAGTTGCAAGCCCACCGTAGTACGCCGCTCCGCTCAATCCGGACACACCACCACCGGCAAGTACGTTTGCCCCACCTGCCAAAAATGACCCGGTTCCGGTAAATCCGGCTCCGTATGCCGTACCGGCCAAATTCGCCATGTAAGCTGAAGGCGCATACAGCAGGCCGTTTATACCTTGTGTAGCAAGAGTATAGGCGTTATTCAACGCTGAAGCGGAATTAACCAAATTCCCGATATCTGTTCCGGCAGTCGTAATTTGACCGGCCGAGTCGAAAACGGTACCGCCCGCGGTTGTGGTAAACCCAGATGAATCACTCGTCCCTCCGAACATTGCGATTTGATCCGCGCTCAGTACCGAACCAACCCCGAGCATTCCTGCCCCGGATACCTGTGCAGCCCCACCGAAATAACTGAATATGTTTTGGATACCAGACGGTGCCGAATTTGTTCCGATCAACATATCCTGAACGCTTCCGATGATCGACGACGACAACCTCGACGAAATCGCTCTTGCAATTGAAGTTGTGAGGCTGTCCCAAAAGTCCTTCAGCCAATCACCAAACGAATTCCATTTCCCAACCATAGCATCGAAGAGCTGATTACCCATCGCTTTATAGAGATCACTGAAAAATGACAGCCACCCGGCATTCTGTTCTTCCCATTGTTTTTTCGCTAGTTCGGATTGCTCTTCGTAGCGCTTTTTGTCGATTTTGGAAATCGATGCATTAACGTATTCGACGATCTTAATGTCTTCAAGTCCTGCGGCTGCAAACTCTGTTGCACGATTGGAAATGTTTACCAGCTCATTGTCATACCAGTTGTCTGACAGCTCGTTGATAGCCATATACATAGACTGAGCCGTTTCAATCTGTTTTGCGTAGCGTTCCTGATCAGCCTGATCCTCTTTGGCATAGTTCTCTTCGGTGAGCTTGCGTGATTCACTCATCATGTTGCCAAGTTCATCAAGCTCTTTACGGTTCAACGCCGATTTTGCTTCAGATACGTACTTGGCAATTTCTATCTCAGGCATTTTCTGATCACGCCACGCCTTTGCCTGGTCATCGATAGATTTGATTGCTTTGTCATGGTCAGAAGCACCGATATTGAAGATAGTATCTTGAAGCGATTTGTAATTTTTGGCGTACTCTTCTGCGGATTTGGCTGCTGCTTTTAGCTCTTTATCGGTGGGTATGTAAGGCTTATTTACTCCTCCACCAGATGGTTTAGCATTCGCGACTTCATGTAATTTCTGAAGCTGTTTTCCATATGTTTTGAGTTCATTCTCAATCTGAACTCTGCGGTGAAGCGCAATCCTTTCATTACCAAAAAGTGATTGCATTATCGAAGGATTATTGATCGATTCATTAACCTTGTCAAGCTCTATAGTTCCATATGTAATCTTTGCTTGCAATGCTTTGGCGCTCAGGTTTTCTACATCTACAGCGGTTCTTCGGACTGAATCCCGCAGTTCATCTGCCTGATTTTTCAGAACTAATCCGACACCGACGATCGCCGCACCTGCAATAGCGTACGGGTTCACTGCAATAAGACGGTTCCATGCCCCTATAGCTGCATTGGCGGCAACTTGACGTGCGGTAAGCGTTGTTACAGATGCGGTAGTAGTGTTGGTTGCAATGCTATATGATGTAGTTGCAACGGTGGAAGCAGCTATATAAGCCGCATGCAGTTGCTGCGCTCCATTCAAAGCCACTGTGCCTATTTTCCACGCTATAATCGTTGAAACTGCCGTACCTACATACCCAACATAATCACCAATCTCTCCACTATGTTCAGATAGTACAACTGTAACATCGGAAATAGCTGAAGCAATACCGACTGTTACTCCATGCATCTGGTCAAATTCGTGGATTGTAAGACCGATCTGATTGGTCAAAACAACCAGCGACTGCCCAACAGTTTTAGGCATTTGATTGAATTCTTCTTCTATGGCACTTTTTTGGGTGAGAATCGCTTCATAGACTTTCTCAGCAGTTAGTTTTCCATCTTCCCCGAGCGTTTTAAGCTGCCCTACTGTGACCCCCATACCTTCAGCAATAGCCTCCGCAAGCCGTGGGGCCTGCTCTAGCACAGAGTTGAGCTCCTCACCGCGGAGAACCCCAGATGCAAATCCCTGTCCTAATTGGATTACTGCCGCTTTTGCACTTTCAGCGGAAGCCCCTGAAACTATAAATGATTTACTGATGGCCTCCGTTACGTCGAGCGTTTCATATTGACTTTTGTTCATATCCTGCGTAGCCCGTGCAATACGAGCATACAGATCGGCATTGCTCCCATAACTGGTACGGCTCTCCTGAGAGATATCGAACAGATCGGCCTGCACCGATACGAGCTGCTGTGTGGAATCTGTGACAAGGCGTAAACGTCCCTCTAACAGGTTCCATGTGTCTGCCTGAGCGATAGCATCTCTGGTGAGATCACTCATATAAGATGATCCGGCCATTACTGCCTGAAATCCTACATACGCATGACCCATAAATCCGATGCGTTCTGATAGGTTATCTACCGATTTTGCTGCGTCCGAAGTTGCCGACGAAACAGATCGCTGTGCCGATACGGCTCGTATCGATTCGCGCTCGATCTCGGAGAAACTTCGCTTAACACTTTCTATCCCTTTGAGGTCAGATACGGTATTAAGTTTGATTCTCAGCTCTTTTTCCATATACTGCCCCCTATGAAATATTTATCTTCTCTATTCAGAACAGCCGCTATCAGTTTTACGGCACCTTTTCTGATCGCCATTACGGCTATCTGGTTCTTATTTATCCGTTAAATTCGGACAACATTGATTTTAAAATCCGATAAGCTTCTACTGGGTCATCCCCGGTTCTGCTAACGTAATCTTTCACGATGTCGTAGTTGATTGCAACACCATCGAATGACCTCTGGAGCGACAGAGCTAAGCAGTCACTTAGTATCAACTCTGTTTCACACTCCGGAATGAATACAGCATCATCATCGATCCGATGCAGATCGTCTGCCAGATGGATATAACTTTGACCTTTGCCAAACTCTCTGGCAAAACGTCTTAGCCTTTCGACTTTCCCTTTTTTGCCTCAGCGACCATTTGTTCGATTTCTTTCACAAGCACTAAATATCCGATGTTATGTTCATCGACATAACCTTTGAGGCGCTCTTTATCGGTCCCTGAAACAGTCATCAAAAAGCGTGACTGATACATTTCGTTGAGCATCTTCTCTGTCTCTTCGATGTTTTTTGGAGCGATCTTTGCCTCGATCGCTTCGATCTGATCGAGAAGATCGAGAGCTGATTGGTTCTGACCGTCAGCTTTAAGCAACTGGTACCGCTCGATCATTCGACCGAGTTTAGCCTCGTTTTCACTTCTTTCTTTGAACTCTGCATCGTATGAACCGTACTTCTCTTTCAGCGTGTCCTGCTGCTCTTTTTTCAAATTTGAAACCGTGACATTGAATGTGATCCCATCGATCTCCAATGCGATTGCCATAGTTGTGAACAAAGCCATTTTTTTGCCTTTTTATGGATTTTCCCGCGGGAAATTTTTTGATCAAAAAATTCATTGCCTTTTTGGTGAGGGGAAGGCTAACCCATCGGATCACTTGTAGGTGATCGTGTAATTGTCGTTCCCGGAAGATGCCTGAGCGCGGAAGGTGCGGGAAATTTTGACGTTTCCGGCATCGTCGCTCTCGCTGACATCTTTGAGGATTGCATAGGGGATCGAGAGCTCGATCTGTGACCCAGCTTCACCAACTTGGATGATGATCGCCAGTACCGTTCCAGCGGAGAAATCTGCCCATGCTGCTTCATCAGTACCTTTGATCTTGACCGCAGTGACAGTGATCGTAGGGTCGAAATCCTGCATGTAGTATTCGGCCATATTGATCGCGTATAGCTCGTTGATCTGATTTCCGAGATCAAAATCGAAGCTGTCTGCATTGAGTGTCGCACCCCCTACGGTCAGAACCGACACTTTGGTTACCAGCGGAGCTGTATTGGTATCGAGCGTAACAGTCGGGTTTGGTTCCGCAGTAGCCGCTGCATCAGCTAAAAACCCTTTGACCGATACCGTCGCCGACAATGGCTCACCGATTTTCCCGCTAATTTTAAGATTTCCTGCCACTCCCGTGAGAGCACGTACATACCCGTCGGTATAAACCTTGATCTGTCCTGTACCTGCACCGGTTCCGCCCGGCTTGTACTCGACCTTTGTCGCTGCTGTGACCGTTTCTGCAAGTCCGCAGATTTTAAGCAGCTCGTCGATGCTGGGGGCTGTTCCTAGTGCAGACGCTTTTTTCATCTGTACAGGAATGTCAAACTCTGCAGTGACCCAGTTGGGGTCGATGAATGTTTTGGTAGCACCCATCATCCCGTTACCAATGTCTTTGTAATCTCCGGATTTCACCTTCGGATTGACAAAAACGAGCCCGTTGGTTGTGATGACATCATCAGCAACCGGTGCGCCTCCTGATTTTGCCAGGACAACATTTTTAAGCGTCAGCTGATTCGACATAATCTTTTACCTTTCCTGTTTGTTTCAGAGCTTCGGCGGTGGCCGCATTGACCGTTACCTCTCCGCTGTATTCCAGATCGCTGAGGACCACCACCGTATTGTCCTCGATGACAAGCGTCACCGTTTCATCTTTGGCTCTTGCCATATCACACTCCAGACCAAAGCGTCGCTTTGACCATAAAATATTCGTGTTCCAATCCCTCGTTAAAATCGAGGGTACTTTCGGCAAACTCGATCTTCTCAGGATGGTTTAGATCACCCGCGTTGCCTATCGTCATCAATGCATTGACCATCGATTCACCGATATCAGCATCACGCTTGACCTTTACTGCGAATACAACCTCTTTGAGCGTTGACGCGGTAGGAGTGCGTCGGAATACGAAAACATCCGCCGTCTTTACGATAGGACGAACCGCATCCGAAATCCGTATTTTTACGTCAGCTTCACTCATCATAAACGCGTACCTAAAACGACCGTTTTTGATCCAAAACCGTCATCGTGCGGACCGCTTGCAACACCGTATGTTTTACCGTTTGCAACGATCACCGAATCAGCACTGATCACTACGCTCGACGCAACTTTAAGCACATTTACCAACTCTTCCATTTCGCCGGATTGCTCCAGCAAAAACCCAGATATCACTACCCCATCAATCGTTACCGAATCGGCAAGCTCTTCGGAGTTCATGAACACGTTTTCCGTATCAGCGGCAAGTTGATCTTTGAGGCTCATTGTTAATCTCCGATGCTCGTCGCAATGATTTTACGGATAGTCTCGATATCCGCATCGTCCGGGAGCGTAATCCCTTCCTCTTCAGCCAGCTCGCGCAGAGCGTCTTCATCCATTTCGTCGATGTCGACAATGCCGCGATGATCTTCGATAAGCGCCATCAGCTCTTTTTTGTTCATACTGCTGTATTTTTCGAGCCCGAGGTATTCACATACTTTTTTCAGGTCGTCAACTTTGAGCACACTCAGATCATCCAGTACCGCCATCTCTTCAACAGAGAGTCCATCACCATTTGTAGATGGTTGTGTAGATGAAGGTTTGAATGTCTCTTCTGCAGCACCGTGAGCCACCAGAAACTCAGCATCTTTAACATCGATGTCTTTCCCGTTACCGACTACAAGCACTGCTTTGGCCTTATGCAGTTTTCCGCCTACTTTGGCGGAATTCATGAGTTTAATCGCTTCCATTAGTACACCTTCATAGATACGATCGCATCGATCTCATGCGCGGCAGGAAGCGGAGCAGACTGCACCATCAACCACGTTGCATCAGGGTCCTCTTCGTCCCATGTTTTAGGGAACCGTGGGA
This genomic interval carries:
- a CDS encoding tyrosine-type recombinase/integrase yields the protein MAQRLIKVNLRGYQCRGIYFEDSQNLFESSEIDDSSPHQKIKPPFKIILRTTVMKRGKKVTSKKTFPFTDKGITFKRAVEKVSSQRESFRDDLTFKRKEEVKRNVTLREAWDQYISEREANGKLSKQNIDIQKLVFDKYMEEIEHLPVSQIETEDLQQIVNSILASGKKPRTAKLIQDYLRPFFKAAKIIPNPATDIELPTFDNTVRFELSKPKAKALVQAMSSYPEPTIRGVMSFLLDGRRLGEILLMEWTSVNIPSRSYTVQSFTTKNRKTAQYQLRDDTEEALDAIPKISKYIFPARTDTNRPMSKETFRNHWVKILQELDINMRIHDIRHLIGGTLVNSGATLEQIAAVLGHSSTTITKRYSKVKKETAANALNQFHDAMK
- a CDS encoding tape measure protein: MEKELRIKLNTVSDLKGIESVKRSFSEIERESIRAVSAQRSVSSATSDAAKSVDNLSERIGFMGHAYVGFQAVMAGSSYMSDLTRDAIAQADTWNLLEGRLRLVTDSTQQLVSVQADLFDISQESRTSYGSNADLYARIARATQDMNKSQYETLDVTEAISKSFIVSGASAESAKAAVIQLGQGFASGVLRGEELNSVLEQAPRLAEAIAEGMGVTVGQLKTLGEDGKLTAEKVYEAILTQKSAIEEEFNQMPKTVGQSLVVLTNQIGLTIHEFDQMHGVTVGIASAISDVTVVLSEHSGEIGDYVGYVGTAVSTIIAWKIGTVALNGAQQLHAAYIAASTVATTSYSIATNTTTASVTTLTARQVAANAAIGAWNRLIAVNPYAIAGAAIVGVGLVLKNQADELRDSVRRTAVDVENLSAKALQAKITYGTIELDKVNESINNPSIMQSLFGNERIALHRRVQIENELKTYGKQLQKLHEVANAKPSGGGVNKPYIPTDKELKAAAKSAEEYAKNYKSLQDTIFNIGASDHDKAIKSIDDQAKAWRDQKMPEIEIAKYVSEAKSALNRKELDELGNMMSESRKLTEENYAKEDQADQERYAKQIETAQSMYMAINELSDNWYDNELVNISNRATEFAAAGLEDIKIVEYVNASISKIDKKRYEEQSELAKKQWEEQNAGWLSFFSDLYKAMGNQLFDAMVGKWNSFGDWLKDFWDSLTTSIARAISSRLSSSIIGSVQDMLIGTNSAPSGIQNIFSYFGGAAQVSGAGMLGVGSVLSADQIAMFGGTSDSSGFTTTAGGTVFDSAGQITTAGTDIGNLVNSASALNNAYTLATQGINGLLYAPSAYMANLAGTAYGAGFTGTGSFLAGGANVLAGGGVSGLSGAAYYGGLATAGALGGLGGYAVGSLGDKLLGANTRAANYGAIGGSIGAIAGSIIPGLGTLVGGAIGTALGSVIGGMFGKTKTTGSGIHAWSNITSDSGMGGLSAYTDYQKKSWFKSKSWTEYYGLSSDQMKQIQGIFTTYDYLLGQLGDVDRIVVGAGRYTGTSFYNAIDRAFIRAFVDDPNLTDYFYGAWTQYASSLSKTVQETFATAVNDFIGTKRSFETWSLERIGMVTESLKKQAEWARGDLEAVADLIGAQGVTVDNYLEKYNEAIRSSFTPETINNWKSLGDALMNATNASDAYNAQLSKSTDELEAQADAIKQTMYAQVNTGFIPDMMLAKIGTPSTSFSVKSLADKMQENADNSSQMVAQLYEVIRTLKDQLKLAQFNSTSGIPA
- a CDS encoding tail fiber protein; the protein is MAINVQFTTPPDAPSSADAATFRTRSDAFVAWMASFGVKLIQFVTQINATEQNINEKEVSTNAAAAAALSAANFQGSFVAGVSSAVVGESWEWQGLVYRVLENTTESPTESPLSWIAMNDAGSIHYDNQTSGLSATKVKAALDELSAEKANLSDLSLAIPAGTVCYFAQSTPPGGWIKANGALVSRTAYAALFAAIGTTFGAGDGSTTFKLPDLRGEFLRGWDDGRGVDSGRAFGSSQSGDIQSHSHNLGLYGNVPAVTSVAASSGSSLGAWATTTSSGGSETRPRNIAMLACIKY
- a CDS encoding glycoside hydrolase family 108 protein — translated: MADFSIAYARTAENEGGYANHIGDRGGETFHGIARKYWPMWKGWELIDAHRSKFPREIHSPSSWRKVDKILEAEPRLKELVRRFYLVNFWDDIEGDRIKSQEVANILYDWAVNSGEGSPAKSVQRIVGAKVDGDIGPATAAKINAYPAQESLQTLLRTERVKMVREIVRRDPSQGVFLDGWIERAQNA
- a CDS encoding DNA adenine methylase — its product is MQRLQAPFGWIGGKSQLADDIVSMMPEHRLYVEVFGGALNVLYRKRAPISPKKAEVVNDINGELVNLHRSIRTNPQSLSMYLSRLLVSRELFDDVVAGRMKPRNNIERAAFYYYSLTQSFGSKGTNFAMSAKNGRPKDLHKNFYVWSRRLRYVTIENMSFEKLILTYDSPDTFFYCDPPYVDTESYYQNTGGFGEAEHRLLSDLLQNIRGKFLLSYNDCDLVRELYADMVIRSSREIDYTLGGGHQKKAVREVFISNYEDDEAMGVLF